The Prosthecobacter vanneervenii genome has a segment encoding these proteins:
- a CDS encoding LexA family protein yields the protein MLEILQNHPFDLLWLSQDRSWLRHQVPLLGSIIAGRPEFQEGRVDSCIDIDPTTLRLPKNARTFALKVRGDSMCRAAILEGDIVIMELREAKHGDIVAALIDGETTLKRFIVKGGVPYLRASNPNYPDLIPARELVIQGVLIALLRIPQK from the coding sequence ATGCTCGAAATTCTCCAGAATCACCCTTTCGACCTGCTGTGGCTGTCCCAAGACCGTTCCTGGCTGCGACATCAGGTTCCGCTTCTTGGCAGCATCATTGCAGGCAGGCCGGAGTTCCAAGAGGGGCGGGTGGACAGCTGCATCGACATCGACCCAACGACATTGAGACTGCCGAAAAACGCCCGCACCTTTGCTCTGAAGGTGCGGGGCGATTCGATGTGCAGGGCGGCCATACTGGAGGGGGATATTGTCATCATGGAGCTTCGCGAGGCCAAGCATGGTGACATCGTGGCAGCCCTCATCGACGGGGAGACGACTTTGAAGCGTTTCATCGTCAAGGGAGGCGTGCCTTACTTGCGGGCTTCAAACCCGAATTATCCCGATCTCATACCGGCGCGTGAACTGGTCATTCAAGGAGTGCTGATAGCACTGCTGCGCATCCCACAAAAATGA
- the dnaE gene encoding DNA polymerase III subunit alpha translates to MILHCDADAFFASAEQAADKRLRGRPIAVGGERRGIIASASYEARKLGIYTPMPTAKARKLCPNLIVLPCHFDLYERMSRLMFSYAYDFTPIVEQASIDECYLDLHGAKQTRAGEAAAKLQQAIGQSLKLSVSVGVGANKLVSQIASKLRKPHCFIEVEPGHEQGFLWPLENKWLPQVGPHLAAKLNTAGLRHIEHIAKTPVDELFLLVGNGAPTLHDYAMGNDLRPVVCDAPAAKSYGEQETFVQDTTDTAFILARLRAMTDALMSRVRQDGKSIRTITLRLRYNDMDEATRSASLDEPTDLEHDIYPLLQAMLNRAWERRVSVRLVGLRFTKIYEAGFCSVLPLEQSDIKRGRLHTLSLVVDDLRREQRSIMRGHDLWLSQHKHSPRQTLPKTRPVTDAAASVTNRVLRERPGSPQIISHAGRLAFPALNVKSCFSFLDSTLTIPAIIEAAVANDMPAVAITDKNLHAAVPFFQAAAAAGIKPIIGAELCCNKQRLLAYVQNVRGYQNLCRLLSHNNEACIHQALLDTYREGLIIIPADTADVALPEIRYHKPEDRVFFDIVQSMRTLTLLHEKHAEKRRGDFAFHPPGKWCERYSNTALQAVREVVDQCDFAFDFKTLRFPRYTPADGSTPAAMLYQLAHEGLNRRYGGEAKRHVTQLWEELSIIAEVGYEEYFLTVWHLLQECAGQGIGWITRGSAADSLVCYALGISNVCPIRFELYFKRFLNRDRMALQKLPDIDIDFAHDHKDDVVRLLLDRYGPEHAAIVGGFNTFQARSAFGDVAKVLGVAENEIRRLTEHMPWTDARHAADAVAVSRECDLVAWQEEPLRTALLTAGMLDGVPRYAKMHPCGVVLSRDPIRDQTPTFISSKGWPTTHFDMDAVEAVGLIKLDILAQGGLAVLRDTQITLGAQGKALDLQSLEVGLHGGTEEPVRTEPLEPWSDPGVWNMIAKGNARGVHHIESPAMTSLACMADVRDIDRLVAIVSVIRPGAANGLKKAQFARRAQGLEPVDYTHESLAPVLRSTFGVVAYEEHILQICEAFAGLPPGRADVLRRALVKQDRAKINEVKTEFMQAAKKRRRDAYSIAHVWDLVAGFQGYAFCRAHSTAYAVEAYQGAYAKHYHPAEFMAGVLTNGKGFYSSLVYTLECRRLGIGFLSPDVNTPADGFTVECSTALHGTPAVPLGKAIRLPIRVIKDLSEATLTRWRAEVARAPFSTIRDFCERVRPEGAEALNLIRAGAFDSLGGGRTEQFWRCMHCSRDLNTGGDWLFRDAREDDIRACFREEPTMLQMLQDELDLFGYTVSGHPLDLHPQVAWHTYCPIVDLHRYPNQRVTVCGLIIVSRSHLQQDGQPMKFISICDRTGIVECEIFADAYRKFGLNTIRYPVVQVTGEVKPFDNGAGYTLEVLRVEGGRTI, encoded by the coding sequence ATGATCCTCCATTGCGATGCGGATGCATTCTTTGCCAGTGCAGAGCAAGCTGCTGATAAACGGCTGCGTGGTCGCCCAATTGCTGTGGGTGGTGAACGGCGCGGCATCATCGCTTCAGCCAGCTATGAGGCCAGAAAACTGGGCATCTATACGCCTATGCCCACTGCAAAGGCACGCAAGCTCTGTCCCAACCTCATAGTGCTGCCGTGTCATTTCGACCTCTACGAACGGATGTCGAGGCTCATGTTTTCTTATGCGTATGACTTCACACCAATCGTCGAGCAGGCATCCATTGATGAGTGCTACCTTGATCTTCACGGCGCAAAGCAGACCAGGGCCGGCGAGGCTGCAGCCAAACTGCAACAGGCCATCGGGCAGAGCTTGAAGCTGTCCGTATCGGTGGGCGTGGGTGCGAACAAACTGGTGTCACAGATCGCCAGCAAACTTCGCAAACCTCACTGCTTCATTGAAGTTGAACCCGGACATGAGCAGGGATTTCTCTGGCCGCTGGAGAACAAATGGCTGCCGCAGGTCGGCCCTCATCTCGCTGCCAAGCTCAACACTGCTGGACTTCGGCACATCGAGCACATCGCCAAAACACCCGTGGATGAACTTTTCCTACTGGTCGGTAACGGGGCACCGACGCTTCATGATTACGCAATGGGCAACGACTTGAGGCCCGTGGTTTGTGATGCACCTGCTGCCAAAAGCTACGGCGAGCAGGAAACATTCGTTCAGGATACCACCGATACGGCATTCATCCTCGCACGCCTGCGAGCGATGACCGACGCTCTCATGAGTCGCGTGCGGCAGGATGGGAAAAGCATACGCACGATTACGTTGCGACTTCGCTATAACGACATGGACGAGGCGACGCGCTCAGCCAGCCTTGATGAGCCAACGGATCTCGAACACGATATTTACCCGCTGCTGCAAGCCATGCTGAATCGTGCGTGGGAGCGTCGAGTGAGCGTGCGTCTAGTCGGCCTGCGGTTCACCAAAATTTATGAGGCAGGTTTTTGCAGTGTTTTGCCGTTGGAGCAGTCTGACATCAAACGGGGGCGTCTGCATACACTCTCTCTCGTGGTGGACGATTTGCGGCGGGAACAGCGCAGCATCATGCGCGGTCATGATCTTTGGCTTTCGCAGCACAAGCACTCTCCCCGTCAGACACTGCCCAAGACGCGTCCGGTCACAGATGCAGCGGCAAGCGTGACGAATCGAGTATTGCGGGAACGGCCTGGCAGTCCGCAAATAATCAGCCATGCAGGGAGGCTGGCGTTTCCTGCGCTCAACGTGAAGAGCTGTTTCAGCTTCCTCGACTCCACTCTCACCATTCCTGCCATCATCGAAGCTGCGGTTGCAAATGACATGCCTGCCGTGGCTATCACAGACAAAAATCTGCACGCTGCTGTGCCATTTTTCCAAGCGGCCGCAGCTGCAGGGATCAAGCCAATCATAGGTGCGGAGCTGTGCTGCAATAAGCAACGTCTGCTCGCCTACGTGCAAAATGTGAGGGGCTACCAGAACCTCTGCCGCCTGCTTTCCCACAACAACGAAGCCTGCATCCATCAGGCACTACTCGATACGTATCGCGAAGGTTTGATCATCATTCCGGCCGATACTGCTGATGTGGCCCTGCCTGAAATTCGCTACCACAAACCGGAAGACCGGGTGTTCTTCGACATCGTGCAGAGCATGAGAACGCTCACTCTGCTGCATGAGAAGCATGCGGAAAAGCGGCGAGGTGATTTTGCCTTTCATCCACCCGGGAAATGGTGCGAACGCTATTCAAACACTGCTTTGCAGGCTGTGCGGGAAGTGGTGGATCAATGTGACTTTGCCTTCGACTTCAAGACTCTGCGGTTTCCTCGCTATACGCCTGCTGATGGGAGCACGCCTGCGGCCATGCTGTATCAATTGGCGCATGAGGGGCTGAATCGACGCTACGGCGGCGAAGCAAAGCGACACGTGACACAACTGTGGGAGGAGCTTTCGATTATCGCCGAAGTCGGATACGAGGAATACTTTCTCACCGTCTGGCACCTGCTTCAGGAGTGTGCGGGGCAGGGGATTGGCTGGATCACTCGTGGCAGTGCTGCCGATTCCCTCGTCTGCTATGCGCTTGGCATCAGCAATGTTTGCCCCATACGCTTTGAGCTTTATTTCAAGCGCTTCCTCAACCGAGACCGCATGGCCCTGCAAAAGCTGCCGGACATTGACATCGACTTCGCGCATGATCATAAGGACGATGTAGTCAGGCTCTTGCTCGACCGTTATGGTCCCGAACACGCTGCCATCGTTGGAGGGTTCAATACCTTTCAGGCACGCTCAGCTTTCGGTGATGTCGCCAAAGTGCTAGGGGTTGCTGAAAATGAAATACGCCGTCTCACCGAGCACATGCCCTGGACGGATGCCAGGCATGCTGCCGATGCCGTGGCAGTCTCGCGTGAGTGCGATCTTGTTGCATGGCAGGAGGAGCCATTACGCACAGCATTGCTCACGGCGGGGATGCTGGATGGAGTTCCCCGATACGCCAAAATGCACCCCTGCGGTGTCGTGCTTTCGCGTGATCCGATTCGCGATCAGACGCCTACGTTCATAAGCTCAAAAGGCTGGCCCACTACTCATTTCGATATGGATGCAGTGGAGGCGGTCGGATTGATCAAGCTGGATATTCTTGCCCAGGGGGGGCTTGCTGTCTTGCGAGATACGCAAATCACCTTGGGTGCTCAGGGGAAGGCTTTGGATCTGCAGTCTTTGGAAGTAGGCCTGCATGGCGGGACAGAAGAACCTGTCCGGACAGAGCCCTTAGAGCCTTGGAGTGACCCTGGCGTCTGGAACATGATCGCCAAGGGCAATGCACGTGGGGTTCATCATATCGAAAGCCCGGCCATGACCAGTCTAGCCTGCATGGCTGATGTGCGGGACATCGACCGTCTGGTCGCGATTGTGTCCGTCATCCGGCCCGGTGCTGCCAATGGTCTCAAAAAAGCGCAGTTTGCTCGTCGTGCCCAGGGGCTGGAACCGGTGGATTATACGCATGAAAGCTTGGCTCCCGTATTGCGCTCCACCTTTGGGGTTGTGGCGTATGAGGAGCACATCTTGCAAATATGTGAGGCCTTTGCCGGGTTGCCTCCTGGTCGTGCGGATGTCCTACGGCGAGCCCTGGTCAAGCAGGACCGCGCCAAGATCAATGAGGTGAAGACTGAGTTCATGCAGGCAGCCAAGAAACGCCGACGCGATGCATACAGTATCGCTCACGTGTGGGATCTGGTGGCAGGATTCCAGGGATACGCCTTTTGTCGTGCTCATAGCACTGCCTACGCTGTCGAGGCGTATCAGGGAGCCTACGCCAAGCACTACCATCCCGCCGAGTTCATGGCCGGCGTGCTCACGAATGGCAAGGGGTTCTATTCTTCGTTGGTTTACACCCTGGAATGCCGACGTCTGGGTATCGGCTTCCTCTCACCCGATGTGAACACCCCTGCCGATGGCTTCACCGTCGAGTGTTCCACGGCACTACACGGCACGCCTGCGGTGCCTTTGGGCAAAGCGATACGTCTGCCAATACGGGTTATCAAAGACCTCAGTGAAGCCACTCTAACTCGTTGGCGTGCGGAAGTTGCTAGAGCACCCTTTTCCACCATCCGGGATTTTTGCGAACGTGTCCGTCCTGAGGGGGCCGAAGCATTGAACCTCATCCGTGCTGGAGCCTTCGACTCTCTGGGAGGTGGCCGCACCGAGCAGTTTTGGCGTTGCATGCATTGCTCACGGGACCTGAACACCGGGGGTGATTGGCTGTTTCGCGATGCTCGCGAAGACGACATCCGAGCCTGTTTCCGCGAGGAACCGACCATGCTGCAGATGCTTCAAGATGAACTAGATCTCTTCGGCTACACCGTCAGCGGCCATCCGCTGGACCTGCACCCCCAGGTTGCATGGCATACCTACTGCCCGATTGTCGACCTCCATCGCTACCCCAACCAGCGCGTCACCGTCTGTGGCTTGATCATTGTCAGCCGTTCACACCTGCAACAGGACGGCCAACCCATGAAATTCATCTCGATTTGCGACCGGACGGGCATTGTTGAGTGTGAAATTTTTGCCGATGCTTACCGTAAGTTCGGACTGAACACGATTCGTTACCCTGTGGTACAGGTCACCGGGGAGGTGAAGCCGTTCGACAATGGCGCGGGCTATACGCTGGAGGTGCTGCGGGTGGAGGGGGGGAGGACGATTTAG
- a CDS encoding Druantia anti-phage system protein DruA → MNITIHPALDGIAAERLRDFAIRLADKGNDEGAVQEFVKSEAAWVSRTKALNGQSCSYEASARLLADLRLLKWKVRADSCGIELESPPHPRLKAKSVDAVRESKEAVRKELTPALRQQFADPLVQDFIRNMETPTKGARRQSILKLVADGKEIAGRIQQAKVAGTEDKADCLAKAIQPYLQLVPGEGDDVVLDEFTRIPLGDIWRYFRYTWAIPQTGIPGRQMFYLVRDAAHSCHAVMGIAALSNTSLVSPIRDNAIGWTLEKFSLQMSKAAQGNDGILLASYCDYLDRLISSALAEINPKELIHPKEIEHPSEDVIARLQRRAAEFAGKREEALREVAEAAAAGVPLTLNETELRDYGVPPVSLEVLELEGKKALEDSHETRARRFLVAKKRAFEFARLLKARLVLRENSVMLANPVTTMQALKDEKLQVAINTALTSVKSDRIGTNVLEITTCGAIAPYNTLLGGKLVALLLLSPEIAHDYQKRYGHRAAIISSQLKNAERIKDCTLAWLNTTSLYSLGSSQYERLRLPAGIIAPDQSELRFKHIGDTEGYGTVQFSDATVHAVQAALSELQDFKEVNSIFGEGFSPKFRKLRNGMLALGFNPTVLMRHDQTRRMYAARLWPEADVFLRGETCDVPAYVREPGRFRDATARIADFWRRRWLGSRLNHSPSMEALRTAKAWALSEKLADITAEAHSLKSRPRKQPDLEFAPPASSTSNPSNTGAVGDTLRFWYELAKAGPEACADELTSDQLDRLHVEQPMDAFLLDHLRRGFSIVLTGNAGDGKTHLLRKLEAALPKDADVVSDATASMKPGDISGILRRWKKAHRDDRAFLLAANEYPLYLLRQKKSDFGPLEEVDRQCRQRLAYGETVVGDEAAGEKVLVVDLSLRNPLAKGFAGPLLEKLLERPEIQAAAEADPEGDLAWNLHRLRHPVVRERLLELLARMAAAGHRATVRELWIWAARLLFGTGHEERKPVRSPERWFSSRLFEMDDRFSLSALLRRLGDPAEHSHPRWDYRLETWSTHVRTGWALGVPPSVVRMDEGNFLALKRLFYFEHAEGGQVLDLEGIPGIELLKTLRSAHAPEDAFKQFLIESMNLAHCAVLFPEMRTRLYLWIGHRFQEQPSHGHVANQSVSEHELILLRPRLPGRLQGAFDYTADHLLLEYRRANAEPVCLRVDHALFVSLERLRQGLPRQLLPDRELNRLDSFLEQLRCAGIPTTREFVIHNHDDRTTAMVKLSPDFSSYESVRTP, encoded by the coding sequence ATGAACATCACTATCCACCCAGCCCTTGATGGAATAGCCGCAGAGCGGCTTCGTGATTTTGCAATCAGGTTGGCGGATAAGGGAAATGATGAGGGGGCGGTGCAGGAATTTGTCAAGAGTGAGGCAGCATGGGTTTCGAGAACGAAGGCGCTGAACGGCCAAAGCTGCTCGTACGAAGCATCGGCCCGTCTTTTAGCGGACCTAAGGCTTTTGAAATGGAAGGTTCGAGCCGACTCGTGTGGCATCGAATTGGAATCCCCGCCACATCCTCGGCTGAAAGCCAAGAGTGTGGATGCTGTTCGTGAATCTAAGGAGGCTGTGCGAAAGGAACTCACCCCGGCGCTTCGCCAACAGTTCGCGGACCCGCTGGTGCAGGACTTTATTCGCAACATGGAGACTCCCACCAAAGGGGCGCGACGGCAGAGTATCTTGAAGCTCGTCGCAGACGGTAAGGAGATCGCGGGCAGAATCCAGCAAGCGAAGGTTGCGGGTACGGAGGATAAAGCAGATTGCCTTGCCAAGGCAATACAGCCCTACCTCCAGCTTGTGCCGGGAGAGGGGGATGATGTGGTGTTAGATGAGTTCACCAGGATTCCTTTGGGGGACATTTGGCGTTACTTTCGTTACACTTGGGCGATCCCACAGACGGGCATTCCAGGGAGGCAGATGTTTTACCTTGTAAGGGACGCAGCCCACTCTTGTCACGCTGTGATGGGTATAGCGGCATTAAGCAATACGTCGCTCGTTTCTCCCATCCGAGACAATGCCATTGGGTGGACACTGGAAAAATTCAGTCTTCAAATGTCCAAGGCAGCCCAAGGGAATGACGGCATCCTGCTAGCATCATATTGCGACTACCTGGATAGGCTGATCAGCAGTGCATTGGCCGAAATCAACCCAAAGGAGTTGATACACCCTAAGGAAATTGAACACCCCTCCGAAGATGTGATCGCGAGGCTCCAGAGGCGCGCTGCAGAGTTCGCTGGCAAGCGTGAAGAAGCGCTGAGGGAGGTAGCAGAGGCAGCAGCTGCCGGAGTGCCTCTGACGTTGAATGAAACTGAACTTCGCGATTATGGGGTGCCTCCGGTGTCTTTGGAGGTGTTGGAACTGGAGGGGAAAAAGGCATTGGAAGATTCGCATGAAACTCGTGCAAGAAGGTTTCTTGTCGCAAAAAAGCGGGCGTTTGAGTTCGCCAGACTGTTAAAAGCTCGCCTGGTTCTGCGGGAAAATAGCGTAATGCTGGCGAATCCCGTCACGACGATGCAGGCCTTGAAGGACGAAAAGCTCCAAGTAGCGATCAACACCGCTCTCACATCAGTGAAAAGTGATCGAATAGGAACAAATGTTCTTGAGATCACTACCTGCGGGGCCATCGCGCCTTACAACACGCTTCTCGGCGGTAAACTGGTGGCGCTTCTACTGCTTAGCCCAGAGATCGCGCATGATTACCAGAAACGTTATGGTCACCGCGCTGCCATCATCAGCTCGCAATTAAAGAATGCAGAGCGTATCAAGGATTGCACCTTAGCTTGGTTAAACACCACCAGCCTTTACTCACTTGGTAGTAGTCAGTATGAGCGGTTGCGCCTACCGGCTGGCATTATTGCGCCAGACCAGTCCGAGCTGCGTTTCAAACATATTGGTGACACCGAGGGCTATGGTACGGTGCAGTTTTCTGATGCCACGGTGCATGCAGTGCAGGCCGCTTTGAGTGAATTGCAAGATTTCAAAGAGGTGAACAGCATCTTTGGTGAGGGGTTCAGTCCTAAATTTCGCAAGCTCCGTAACGGTATGCTCGCCCTCGGATTCAACCCCACTGTGCTCATGCGTCACGATCAGACTCGTCGCATGTATGCCGCTCGCTTGTGGCCTGAGGCAGATGTATTCCTGCGGGGGGAAACCTGCGATGTCCCGGCGTATGTACGTGAGCCGGGACGATTCCGAGACGCCACAGCGCGCATCGCTGACTTCTGGCGAAGGCGATGGTTGGGGAGTCGTCTGAACCACTCTCCCTCCATGGAGGCCTTGCGCACTGCCAAAGCCTGGGCGCTTTCAGAAAAACTTGCCGACATAACCGCAGAAGCGCATAGTCTGAAGTCCCGCCCTCGCAAGCAGCCTGATCTTGAATTCGCACCCCCAGCTTCCTCCACTTCAAACCCAAGCAATACCGGGGCGGTGGGCGATACGCTGCGCTTCTGGTATGAACTTGCTAAAGCCGGACCGGAGGCATGCGCGGATGAGCTTACTTCTGACCAGCTTGATCGCCTGCATGTCGAGCAGCCCATGGACGCCTTTCTGCTCGACCATTTGCGCCGTGGCTTCAGCATTGTGCTTACAGGGAATGCAGGCGATGGCAAAACCCATCTTCTGCGCAAGCTGGAGGCTGCTCTGCCAAAAGATGCAGATGTTGTGAGTGATGCCACAGCATCGATGAAACCCGGCGACATCTCCGGTATTCTGCGACGTTGGAAGAAGGCACATCGCGATGATCGCGCATTTCTTCTCGCCGCAAATGAATATCCACTATATCTCCTGCGGCAGAAAAAAAGTGACTTCGGACCACTGGAGGAGGTCGACCGTCAGTGCCGCCAGCGACTCGCCTACGGTGAGACTGTTGTGGGCGATGAAGCTGCGGGTGAAAAGGTGCTTGTCGTTGACCTGAGTTTGCGCAATCCGCTAGCCAAAGGCTTTGCCGGACCATTGTTGGAAAAGTTGCTAGAACGTCCTGAAATCCAAGCAGCAGCCGAAGCTGATCCTGAGGGCGACCTAGCCTGGAATCTGCACAGGCTGAGGCATCCCGTGGTTCGTGAGCGCCTACTGGAGTTGCTCGCGCGCATGGCCGCCGCAGGTCATAGGGCAACCGTGCGTGAGCTTTGGATTTGGGCCGCACGGTTGCTATTCGGCACCGGACATGAGGAGCGGAAGCCCGTGCGTTCCCCTGAGCGTTGGTTCTCTAGCCGCTTGTTCGAAATGGACGACCGTTTCTCCCTCAGTGCTCTATTGCGCCGCCTAGGCGATCCTGCTGAACACAGCCACCCGCGCTGGGATTATCGGCTGGAAACCTGGAGCACTCATGTGCGCACTGGCTGGGCACTAGGCGTTCCGCCATCTGTTGTGCGCATGGACGAGGGAAATTTTCTGGCTTTGAAGCGCCTGTTTTACTTCGAGCACGCCGAGGGGGGGCAGGTCCTTGATCTAGAGGGCATTCCAGGCATCGAACTTCTGAAAACTTTGCGCTCCGCTCATGCGCCCGAGGATGCATTCAAGCAGTTCCTCATAGAGTCCATGAATCTCGCGCACTGCGCTGTGCTCTTTCCAGAAATGCGTACGCGGCTTTATCTCTGGATCGGGCATCGCTTCCAGGAGCAGCCCTCCCACGGTCATGTGGCGAACCAATCTGTCAGCGAACACGAACTGATTCTGCTGCGCCCTCGGCTGCCTGGTCGGCTTCAGGGCGCTTTCGATTATACTGCCGATCACCTGCTGTTGGAATACCGCCGTGCCAATGCCGAACCAGTCTGCTTGCGAGTGGATCACGCACTCTTTGTCTCCTTGGAGCGTCTGCGGCAGGGGCTGCCACGCCAGCTTCTTCCTGACCGCGAGCTGAACCGGCTCGATAGCTTTCTTGAACAACTGCGCTGCGCGGGAATTCCTACAACACGAGAGTTTGTTATCCACAACCATGATGACCGCACGACAGCCATGGTGAAACTATCACCCGATTTCAGTAGCTACGAATCTGTAAGAACGCCATGA